Proteins encoded within one genomic window of Xylophilus sp. GOD-11R:
- a CDS encoding acyltransferase, with translation MPLISLQYLRAIAALMVVLLHVGTQINRFGFVDAIPSWLAHGVDIFFVLSGFLMWSTTVGRNQGPLEFYRRRIVRIVPLYWMLTSVVVLVMLVAPRLLQTVRFDLFNVIGSYLFFFSHSSNGSLEPVLVVGWTLNYEMLFYLIYGAALLLPGAYSFVATAVVISALVAVGSIVANPGPLTQAYTSSIMLEFVFGMAVAYWWKGSRGARCPAWLAVVVLVIGFAGLSGGLGLNLSRATDTGIPATMVIVGALLLERSGKVPAWPALRWLGDISYSLYLVHPIALSAISQAWRGLGLHASAVGAGSFVFVAVAFCVAVAALVYYLFELPLTRRLGARTGARVSGPRTA, from the coding sequence ATGCCCCTGATCAGCCTCCAGTACCTTCGCGCAATCGCGGCGCTCATGGTGGTGCTGCTCCACGTAGGTACCCAGATCAATCGCTTTGGATTCGTGGATGCGATCCCTTCCTGGCTGGCCCACGGTGTTGACATCTTCTTCGTTCTGAGCGGGTTCCTCATGTGGAGCACCACCGTCGGCCGCAACCAGGGCCCGCTCGAGTTCTACCGGCGCCGCATCGTGCGGATCGTGCCGCTCTACTGGATGCTGACATCGGTCGTGGTCCTGGTGATGCTGGTCGCGCCACGGCTGCTGCAGACCGTGCGATTCGATCTTTTCAACGTGATCGGGTCCTATCTTTTCTTTTTCTCGCATTCCAGCAACGGTTCGCTGGAGCCGGTCCTGGTCGTGGGGTGGACGCTCAACTACGAGATGCTCTTCTATCTCATCTACGGCGCGGCCTTGCTGCTGCCCGGTGCCTACAGTTTCGTGGCGACGGCGGTCGTGATCTCGGCGCTGGTGGCGGTGGGCAGCATCGTCGCCAACCCGGGTCCGCTCACGCAGGCATACACCTCGTCGATCATGCTGGAGTTCGTCTTCGGCATGGCGGTGGCGTATTGGTGGAAGGGCTCGCGGGGTGCTCGCTGCCCAGCGTGGCTGGCCGTCGTGGTCCTCGTTATCGGCTTTGCCGGGCTTTCTGGCGGGCTGGGGCTCAATCTTTCGCGGGCTACCGACACGGGCATCCCGGCGACCATGGTCATCGTCGGAGCGCTGCTGCTGGAGCGTTCGGGGAAGGTGCCGGCATGGCCGGCGCTGCGCTGGCTCGGCGATATTTCTTACAGCCTGTATCTCGTGCACCCGATCGCACTGTCGGCTATCTCTCAGGCTTGGCGAGGGCTCGGTCTCCATGCATCGGCAGTCGGGGCCGGGTCGTTCGTCTTCGTGGCGGTCGCTTTCTGCGTGGCGGTCGCCGCGTTGGTCTACTACCTCTTCGAGCTGCCGCTCACCCGTCGCCTGGGCGCACGCACCGGTGCGAGGGTGTCAGGCCCAAGGACAGCCTGA
- a CDS encoding DUF6662 family protein — protein sequence MKFLPGISIALSLSAGSAVAGEGAFGWLYSLDLQPQGKVEIEQRVDRTHRQAAGRYDWTQFRTAVEYGLTNELQMGVYLNAFSLDANANYLSSEMCDTVPCTAGFGVPGTAANGPYRRSGVDGGSLEFIWRLSNPVTSPVGVGLYLEPSWGKLEDTVEARLLLQSNFLDDRLILLTNAMVEWEREKYDRAGGIIRNTMADLLYGASYRFAPRWSAGLEGRLHTDHDGYRFQRHTQTGHFIGPNVHYASERWWATAAWRHQVSGSCYSVGTADCSMGRVWDGHGRDQFMLKVGYLLN from the coding sequence ATGAAGTTCTTGCCGGGGATTTCCATTGCCCTGTCACTGAGCGCAGGCTCTGCCGTTGCTGGCGAAGGCGCTTTCGGCTGGCTCTACTCCCTCGACCTGCAGCCCCAGGGAAAAGTCGAAATCGAACAGCGGGTCGACCGAACCCACCGACAGGCCGCCGGCCGCTACGACTGGACCCAGTTCCGTACGGCAGTGGAATACGGCCTGACGAACGAGTTGCAGATGGGCGTCTACCTCAACGCGTTTTCACTCGACGCCAACGCCAATTACCTCAGCAGCGAGATGTGCGACACCGTTCCCTGCACCGCCGGTTTCGGCGTGCCCGGCACGGCGGCCAACGGTCCGTATCGACGCAGCGGCGTCGACGGTGGATCGCTCGAGTTCATCTGGCGACTCAGCAACCCGGTGACCTCGCCGGTCGGTGTGGGCCTGTACCTGGAACCGAGCTGGGGCAAGCTCGAGGACACCGTCGAAGCGCGCCTGCTGCTGCAGTCAAACTTTCTCGACGACAGGCTGATCTTGCTCACCAACGCGATGGTCGAGTGGGAGCGTGAGAAGTACGACCGCGCCGGCGGCATCATCCGCAACACCATGGCCGACCTGCTGTACGGCGCGAGCTATCGTTTTGCGCCGCGCTGGTCGGCAGGCCTGGAAGGCAGGCTCCACACCGACCACGACGGCTACCGCTTCCAGCGCCACACCCAGACCGGCCATTTCATCGGCCCCAACGTCCATTACGCCTCGGAGCGCTGGTGGGCCACCGCCGCGTGGCGGCACCAGGTCAGCGGCAGTTGCTATTCGGTCGGCACGGCCGATTGCTCCATGGGCCGGGTATGGGATGGTCACGGTCGCGACCAATTCATGCTGAAGGTCGGATACCTGCTCAACTAG
- a CDS encoding FMN-binding protein encodes MRWIPVAVGLAGALIPVVAQSRVYLSIEQAQREMLPGVVLTPHPIVLTNEQQARMRAASSVSHPFQGNRVWKAPDGSWFVVDEVVGKHEFITYAVALDARGTVLRVEVLEYRESYGHEVAARSWLAQFEGRNQVTPIDLGRDIANIGGATLSCKHLTDGVKRVLVLHTMALRSR; translated from the coding sequence GTGCGCTGGATTCCCGTGGCCGTCGGACTTGCCGGCGCCCTGATACCCGTCGTCGCCCAGTCGCGGGTCTACCTCTCGATCGAGCAGGCGCAGCGCGAAATGCTGCCCGGCGTCGTGCTGACGCCTCATCCGATCGTGCTCACCAACGAACAACAGGCGCGCATGCGTGCAGCGAGTTCCGTGTCGCATCCCTTCCAGGGCAACCGCGTATGGAAGGCACCCGACGGCAGCTGGTTCGTGGTCGACGAGGTCGTCGGCAAGCACGAATTCATCACCTATGCGGTCGCACTCGACGCCCGTGGCACCGTGCTGCGCGTCGAGGTGTTGGAATATCGGGAGTCTTACGGGCATGAGGTCGCCGCCCGATCGTGGCTGGCGCAGTTCGAGGGGCGCAATCAGGTCACGCCTATCGACCTGGGGCGCGACATCGCCAACATCGGTGGCGCGACACTCTCCTGCAAACACCTCACCGACGGCGTGAAACGCGTGCTGGTCCTGCACACCATGGCGCTTCGGTCTCGATGA
- a CDS encoding FAD:protein FMN transferase, whose translation MKPAAQVEPALRRCRPLLGTYVEVAIMGADANHPDAVTAIALAFDAVSEVQRQMSAHDTQSDLTRLNAAPAGSTVSVSPMTAEVLALALEIHRLSAGRFDCGIDGSSIADLEKTGPLRFALRRAVRLDLGGIAKGFAVDRAIDTLAGLGFGNAVVNAGGDMRVSGSAPRAVHIRHPLDPRRVIRIGELCDGASATSASYFRDGRRWLLDPATGRRRGDRRSFTVIASRCAWADALTKVLALGGPRVEECLGHFGAHGIVL comes from the coding sequence ATGAAGCCGGCAGCGCAAGTCGAGCCGGCCCTGCGCCGCTGCCGCCCCTTGCTCGGAACCTATGTGGAAGTGGCAATCATGGGTGCGGATGCCAACCACCCCGACGCGGTAACGGCGATCGCCCTCGCCTTCGACGCCGTTTCCGAGGTCCAACGCCAGATGTCGGCCCATGACACGCAAAGCGACCTGACGCGCCTCAACGCCGCGCCGGCCGGCTCGACCGTCTCCGTCTCGCCGATGACCGCTGAAGTACTGGCGTTAGCGTTGGAGATTCATCGTCTGAGCGCAGGCCGATTCGACTGCGGCATCGATGGAAGCTCCATCGCTGACCTCGAGAAGACCGGACCGTTGCGGTTCGCCCTGCGCCGGGCCGTGCGGCTCGACCTGGGCGGCATCGCCAAAGGGTTCGCCGTCGACCGTGCCATCGACACGCTGGCAGGACTGGGCTTTGGCAATGCCGTCGTCAATGCCGGCGGCGACATGCGGGTTTCGGGCTCGGCGCCGCGGGCGGTGCACATTCGCCATCCGCTCGATCCGCGCCGGGTGATCCGCATCGGCGAACTCTGCGACGGCGCATCGGCTACGTCGGCCTCGTACTTCCGTGATGGCCGACGGTGGCTGCTCGATCCGGCCACCGGCCGCAGGCGCGGCGATCGCCGCAGCTTTACTGTCATCGCATCCCGTTGCGCCTGGGCCGATGCGCTCACCAAGGTGCTGGCGCTGGGCGGGCCGCGTGTCGAGGAATGCCTCGGCCACTTCGGCGCGCACGGCATCGTGCTATGA
- a CDS encoding plasmid replication/partition related protein → MNIVVNEELKAYIDPLTPEEHDALERSLLAEGCRDALVLWGDVLVDGHNRYGICLKHGLPFNTVQNTRFQSMEDVHLWMIDQHLGRRSVSDFQRGVLALRKKQIVAQRQAAPQSDEPAHPSSGDSAPWDSDDGTTQAVSPVTTVPSAPALNTREAVAKAARLSSAQVAAIEKIQKQAAPELVAAVRAGAVSINTAATIASLPAEEQVAAASGGKDDLRQAAKRVRDARRKPRDAPEGGVGSEEAEDQAADMVLGLRRRVEELTAENQALRAEVESLRAMLV, encoded by the coding sequence ATGAACATCGTCGTCAACGAAGAACTCAAAGCCTATATCGATCCACTGACGCCGGAAGAACACGACGCGCTGGAGCGCAGCCTGCTGGCCGAAGGCTGCCGCGATGCCCTGGTGCTGTGGGGCGATGTGCTGGTGGACGGCCACAACCGCTACGGCATCTGCCTCAAGCACGGCTTGCCCTTCAATACCGTGCAGAACACCCGATTCCAGAGCATGGAAGACGTGCATCTGTGGATGATCGACCAGCATCTCGGTCGGCGCAGCGTGTCGGATTTTCAGCGGGGCGTGCTGGCGCTGCGCAAGAAGCAGATCGTGGCGCAGCGCCAGGCCGCGCCGCAAAGCGATGAGCCGGCCCATCCGTCGTCCGGCGATTCGGCCCCTTGGGATTCGGATGACGGGACGACGCAGGCCGTCTCGCCCGTCACGACCGTGCCGTCCGCTCCGGCCTTGAACACGCGGGAGGCCGTCGCCAAGGCCGCACGGCTGAGCAGCGCGCAGGTCGCCGCCATCGAAAAGATCCAGAAGCAGGCGGCACCGGAACTCGTGGCGGCGGTGCGTGCAGGCGCGGTGTCCATCAATACGGCCGCGACCATCGCCAGCCTGCCCGCCGAGGAGCAGGTGGCCGCCGCCTCCGGTGGCAAGGACGATCTTCGTCAGGCCGCCAAGCGAGTGCGTGACGCGCGCCGCAAGCCGCGCGATGCGCCCGAGGGTGGGGTGGGTTCGGAAGAGGCGGAGGACCAGGCGGCCGACATGGTGCTGGGCCTGCGCCGCCGGGTGGAAGAACTGACCGCCGAAAACCAGGCTCTGCGTGCCGAGGTGGAGTCGCTGCGGGCAATGCTGGTCTAG
- a CDS encoding Bug family tripartite tricarboxylate transporter substrate binding protein, with the protein MFSYPAMPRRKALAISVAAAAAALATMVPVASAFAQEVWPSRPITVVVPFPAGGTTDIVARLAGQALSQELGQPVVVDNRPGAGGNIGSQMVARAPADGYTLVMGTVGTHAINPALYKKMPYDHIKDFAPISRVANVPNLLVANPSQPFKTVKEMIAYAKANPDKLTFASSGNGTSIHLAGELFKTLTGVSMQHIPYKGSAPALADLIAGQTNVMFDNLPSSIAFVRGGKLRPIAVTTLQRSPELPDVPTVAESGVPGFDASSWFGLLAPAGTPPAVIKRIDDALLKVMASTDLKKKIMEQGGQPVGETPEQFAAFIRTETTKWAKVVKESGASVD; encoded by the coding sequence ATGTTTTCGTATCCCGCCATGCCGCGCCGGAAAGCGCTCGCCATTTCCGTTGCCGCCGCAGCAGCCGCCCTCGCCACGATGGTGCCTGTAGCCAGCGCATTCGCGCAAGAGGTCTGGCCCTCCCGTCCGATCACCGTCGTCGTGCCGTTTCCGGCGGGCGGCACCACCGACATCGTGGCGCGCCTCGCGGGCCAGGCGCTGTCGCAGGAGCTAGGCCAGCCGGTGGTGGTCGACAACCGTCCCGGCGCAGGCGGAAACATCGGTTCGCAGATGGTGGCGCGGGCGCCAGCCGACGGCTACACGCTGGTGATGGGCACGGTCGGCACGCACGCCATCAACCCGGCGCTCTACAAGAAGATGCCCTACGACCACATCAAGGACTTCGCACCGATTTCGCGGGTGGCGAACGTGCCCAACCTGCTGGTCGCCAACCCGTCGCAGCCCTTCAAGACGGTCAAGGAAATGATCGCCTACGCCAAGGCGAACCCCGACAAGCTCACCTTCGCGTCTTCCGGCAACGGCACCTCTATCCACCTCGCGGGCGAACTCTTCAAGACGCTGACCGGCGTGAGCATGCAGCACATTCCGTACAAAGGCAGCGCCCCGGCGCTGGCCGACCTGATCGCCGGCCAGACCAACGTCATGTTCGACAACCTGCCTTCGTCGATCGCCTTCGTGCGCGGCGGCAAGCTGCGTCCGATCGCGGTGACGACCCTGCAGCGCTCGCCCGAGCTGCCGGACGTGCCCACCGTCGCCGAGTCCGGCGTACCCGGCTTCGACGCCTCGTCGTGGTTCGGCCTGCTGGCGCCTGCCGGCACGCCGCCGGCCGTCATCAAGCGCATCGACGACGCGTTGCTCAAGGTGATGGCCAGCACCGATCTCAAGAAGAAGATCATGGAACAGGGCGGCCAGCCGGTCGGCGAAACGCCCGAGCAGTTCGCCGCCTTCATTCGCACTGAAACCACCAAGTGGGCGAAGGTGGTGAAAGAGTCGGGCGCCAGCGTCGATTAA
- a CDS encoding superinfection immunity protein encodes MVFVRLIVLLFLVFYSYTTGMGVSAAAAGGPSVGMQILFYLALIALYLLPIYEAAKRRHPRIIPIALIDILLGWTVVGWIVAMVWSVRAPEVVAAGEENENSPYVIVQEPSRYPPNSAAESLKELAKLRAEGAITEEEYVAAKGRVLQAR; translated from the coding sequence ATGGTGTTCGTCCGTTTGATCGTGCTGCTTTTCCTGGTGTTCTACAGCTACACCACTGGCATGGGTGTCTCGGCGGCGGCAGCAGGCGGCCCGAGCGTCGGCATGCAGATCCTGTTCTACCTGGCGCTGATCGCCTTGTATCTGCTGCCGATCTACGAAGCCGCCAAGCGACGCCATCCCCGCATCATCCCGATCGCTTTGATCGACATTTTGCTCGGCTGGACCGTGGTCGGCTGGATCGTGGCGATGGTGTGGTCGGTGCGGGCGCCCGAGGTGGTGGCCGCCGGCGAGGAGAACGAAAACAGCCCGTACGTGATCGTGCAGGAGCCGTCGCGCTACCCGCCCAACTCGGCGGCCGAGTCCTTGAAGGAGCTTGCGAAGCTTCGGGCCGAGGGCGCCATCACGGAAGAGGAATACGTCGCCGCCAAGGGACGCGTGCTGCAAGCGCGTTGA
- a CDS encoding LysR family transcriptional regulator, with amino-acid sequence MRLTLRQLSIFVAVADTGSTSAAGVRIALSQSATSGALSELEALLHARLFDRVGKRLVLNDNGRSLLPQVRELLDAAQEIESMFVADRLGGAVGRLRVGASTTIGNYLLPALVASHERAWPASVVDVRIDNTQAISSAVARLEVDLGLIEGPCHEPTLAVVPWWQDELVIVAAADDALALVARRSPLDATSLRAARWLQREPGSGTREAVEQALLPHLHHLDRVTQFGSTEAIKNAAAEGMGLACVSLCTVQDLVTLGRLVVLPTALPRLVRQFYLVRHRQKHLSANLRRFCVHIGVEP; translated from the coding sequence ATGCGCCTGACGCTTCGCCAGCTCTCGATCTTCGTCGCCGTCGCGGACACCGGCAGCACCAGTGCCGCCGGGGTCCGCATTGCCCTGTCGCAGTCGGCCACGAGCGGAGCCTTGAGTGAGTTGGAAGCCTTGTTGCATGCGCGCCTGTTCGACCGGGTCGGCAAGCGGCTGGTGCTCAACGACAACGGCCGCAGCTTGCTGCCCCAGGTGCGCGAACTGCTGGATGCGGCGCAAGAGATCGAAAGCATGTTCGTCGCCGATCGGCTGGGCGGCGCCGTCGGGCGCCTACGCGTGGGCGCCAGCACCACCATCGGCAACTACCTGTTGCCGGCCCTTGTCGCCAGCCATGAAAGAGCCTGGCCTGCTTCGGTAGTCGACGTGCGCATCGACAACACGCAAGCCATTTCGTCTGCTGTCGCGCGCCTGGAGGTGGATCTGGGGCTGATCGAAGGCCCGTGCCATGAACCGACGCTGGCGGTGGTGCCTTGGTGGCAGGACGAATTGGTCATCGTCGCTGCGGCCGACGATGCGCTGGCCCTCGTGGCCCGCAGGTCGCCCCTGGATGCGACGAGCTTGCGTGCGGCACGCTGGCTGCAGCGCGAACCGGGGTCAGGCACGCGCGAAGCGGTGGAGCAGGCCTTGCTGCCGCATCTGCATCACCTCGACCGCGTCACCCAGTTCGGCAGCACCGAGGCGATCAAGAACGCCGCTGCCGAAGGCATGGGCCTAGCCTGTGTCTCGCTGTGCACGGTGCAGGACCTGGTGACCCTGGGACGCCTGGTCGTGCTGCCGACGGCGCTACCGCGTTTGGTGCGGCAGTTCTACCTGGTGCGCCATCGACAAAAGCATCTGTCCGCCAACCTGCGGCGATTCTGCGTCCACATCGGCGTCGAGCCGTGA